GCGAACGGATGCCTCAATATTGCGCGCCTGGAGGGCATGCTTCGACGTGGTAGGGCCGATGCCGCCAGTTTGCGCGGTGACTCGCCGGTCCGTTCCTGCTGGGCGGCGGGTGAGCCTTGCCCGAAATGCTTCAGCGGCGCTTTGTGAAAAACCTTTCAGGTCGCACACATTATCGGGTACAGTGATTCCGACATCTGGTATTCAGTCGCCTCGCGCAAGCTGGACGACATAACGGTGGCGCCGGCGTGCTGAGGCCTCGAATCCAAGCGCAGCACGGCGTTGCGCGTACTCGGCGTTCGGCTCTACGGTCCGGTTGATGCAGTACGAAGAGCTCATCACATCGATTCAACAGCTCGGGAAAGACCCAGCGCGCCTCATTTTTGAGGATGAACTGACCGCGATCCCGAACCGCCGCTTCCTCCTCAACTACTTCGAGCACCAGGTGCGCTGGGATGCGCTCGATGTCGCGCCGATCTCACTCCTGATGATGGACGTCGACTATTTCAAAAAGATCAATGATACCCATGGGCATGATGCCGGTGATCAAGCCTTGGCCCATGTCGCCCGGCTGCTCAAGGATGTGTCGGGGGAGCAAAGTATCCCGGTTCGATATGCCGGCGATGAGTTCATCATTCTGACGGGCGGGCTGAAAGATGAGGCGCTGATCCTGGCGGAAACGTTGTTGGAGCGGATTCATGCTGAACCGCTGCGGTTGGCCGGAGGGGTGGAATTGCCGCTGACGCTCAGCATCGGTGTCGCGACCGCGCCGGACAATGCAAAAAACGGAAAAGAATTGGTCCGGCAAGCTGATACGGCCCTGTACCAGGCCAAGCGGGCCGGACGCGATCGCATTGCGCATGTCTCGGACACGCAGCCGGATGTCGTCTCCGACAAGCTCGTCCTGCAGCAACTGGTCGGCGGCGCCATCTGTACACGCCAAGAGGAACTGGACCAGGTCCAGAACGCGATTCAGCAATTCGATCAGGGCAAGGGGCGATTCATCCTGGTTGACGGCGTAGCGGGCATGGGCAAGACGACGTTTCTGGAAACCGTGCGTCGCCTGTTGCAGGGGCGAGGAGAAGGGCAAGGGCAAGGGATCGACGCCTACGTTGTCCGAACGATCGGGTTGCTCCAGGAGGACTATCGACCGTACTACCTGATGACCAGTATTTTGATCGCGTTGCTGGGGCAGCGAGACGACAAGGGAGAGGCGGCCTACCGCAGGTTGACGAAGGTCGAGGTGTCGTTTTTGGGCGCGTTGTTGCCGCAGATGGAGGGACCAAAGGAGCTTCGACTGGCGCCGGATCAAGCCATGCGGCGCGAAGGTATTTTCAGCGCCGTCAGCAAGTTCCTATATCTCTTGCTCGACTATCGGCCGTTGGCGTTGCTGATCGACGATCTCCACTATGCCGACGAGGCCTCGCTGACCGTGCTAAAACGGCTGCTGGCACACAACGAGGTGCCGCTGTTACTTTGCGGCACGGCGATGGCGCCGGGTGAGTCGTCGTCGGCCGAGCAGGAAACGCCGCTGGCGAAACTGCTGGCGGATCGGTCGTCCGAGGTGCCGATCGTCAGAATCTCGCTCAAGCCGCTGACGGCGGACAACATTGCCGCGCATCTGCGAGAAATCTTTCCCAAACTGGCGGCGCCTCCGGACACCGAGATCAAGCTGGCCCGCGTGACGCAAGGGAGCCCGCAATTCCTCAACGAACTGCTCCGCAAATGGGTGGTGGAGCGCAAGCTCAGGCCGGTGGGCGAGCAATGGGTGCTCGATCCCTTCGAGGAGCGGGACCTCCCGCCATCGCTCGAGGAACTCCTGCAACAGAAGATCGACACGCTGGATGCCGAGGGCAGGAATTTGCTCGCCCAAACGTCCGTGCTCGGCGAGAACGTGTCGCTCAGCGTGTTGACGGGGAGTGCCGACGCGACGGAAATCAAAGTGCAGGATTTTGTCGATCATGCCTCGGCGCTCGGCTTGTTGAGCGCCGACTATCAGGTCAACGACGAAAAGATTCGGTTTGCCGGCAAGACAGTGCTGGACGTCGCCTACAAGGCCATCGGTGAGGCCACCAGGAAAGCGCTTCATGAAAAGGTCGGCAACTATCAGGAAACCCTGTTCAAGAAGCGCCTGTTGCCGTCGGCCGCGCCATTGGCCCACCACTTTACGCGATCCACGAACAGTCAGAAGGCGGCGGCCTACGCGCGCGTGGTGGCCACCGACAACACGTTGCTCTTCAATGTCCAAGAGGCCGGCGCGTATAAGAGCGAAGGGCCGACAAGCACGGAGACGCCGCTTGATCCGGCCAGTCTGTCGTTCGTCCCCACGGTCGTGAGGAGTCTGCAGACGGCGGTGCGGAACCGGAGACTGTATGCCGCCGACAATAAAAACGTCGTGAATCCACGCCAGGAATTCATCAAGAACGTCCAGCAGGTGCTCGCGAAAAATGAACGGCTGGACATCGTGGAAACGAGACGATCTCTGCTGGTGAATGGGCAGCGGGTGAACGATGTCGGCGAATACGAGTTTGTCGCCAAACCGTTCCGCGCGTTTCTCGACGCCGCCGCGCTCCGCGGGTTGACCGTCCTACAAGGGGTGACCGACGACGAGCTGAACCGGCTCCTCGAAGGCTTCGCCCAAACCAAACCGGAGCAGATCGACGAGCACTATTGGAGCCGGTTTGCCGCCGACCACGGACTCGCCCACATTGCCTTGAAACAGACGGCGGGGCTGCCGAAAGCCGTCGTCGAATCGGAGGCCATCGAGCCAATGGCGGGAGAAGCGACGCCGCCGGTCGGGGAGACGGAAGAGACGGCCGTTCCGGCGGCCGGGGTGCCTGCGGAGCAAGCGGAGGCGCTCACTCAGCCGATCGTCATGGCGCCGGTCGCGGTGGTGCAGAGGAGTGCACAGTCCCTAGCTCCGGTCCGCGCAGAAACGGCGGCCGAGGAGATGACGGCCACGTCCCTGGACGCCTTGCTGTCGAGCTTTTCCGATCTTGCCACCGATGTCCTTCTCAGGGGCGGCGGCGCTCAACTCGGCACGCTGTTGACCAGGTTGTTCCAGGGAATTCGGACGCAGGACGAGGCAACCCGCGGCAGAGTCGTGGAGGCGGTCAAGGCTGCCTTTCTCAACGTCCCTGTGGGCTTCCAGCAAGAGTTCGTCCGGCAGGCGATTGATCAAATTCTGCAGGCGCTTGAGGAGGAGCAGAATCCCAAGACCGGCGGCGAGCTTGCGAGACTCGCGCGCCAGATGGCATGCGCGGTTGTTCCGTTTGCCGAATACCGACCGGCGTGCCGGCTTCTCATGGGATTGAAGGCGAAGCTTGCGCGACTCGAACAGGCCCACGATCCCAGGGCGGATGTGCTCGTTGAGGTGCTGGAGCGTCCGTTGGAGCCTGCCATGCAAAGGCTGCTGATGGACGATCTCAAGTCCGCCGACCCGACGCGGCAGGAGCAGGCATTCCAGCTCCTGGGCAGCTTTGGGCTTGGGGCGGTGCCGACCCTGATCGAGGTCATCAAGCACGAAGCGGACCTCCGGGTCAGACAGCTTGCAGCCAACCTGCTTGCGCCATTGGGAGCGAGGGCCGCCAAGGCGTACAAGAAAGAATTGGTGCTCGAGATCACTCCGGAAGAGCGGGTTCGTATGCTGGAAGTCGGGGAGACAGTGACGCGGGCGCTTCGGACAGAACTGGCCTTCGCCCTCGGCGACGCCAACCCCGGAGTGCGGGAAGCCGCCTACGGGCTTGCCGTGCGGCTGAACGATGCGCGGCTCACGCCTCTACTCGTGGACTATGCCGCACATAAGGATCCTGTCATGGCGGCAGGGGCGATCAAGTGCCTGGGCAAGCTCAAGCCGCCAAAATTTACGAACCTGCTGCTCGGTATCATGAAGTCGGCCAAAGATCCGGCGTTACAGGTCGCCTGTTGCCAGACTCTTGGTCAGGTTGCCGACCCTGCCGCATTCGAGCCGCTTGCACGCATCGTAGCGCCCAAGGGCTTCCTCCGCCTCCATAAGCGATGGTCCGCTGATGTCCGGGCTGCGGCGGCGCACGCCCTTGCGCAGATCCCGGATCCCCGCGTGGCCAAGGTGTTGGCCCGATTGGCAAAAGATGCGGACCCGCGTCTGAGGCAACTAGCACGCACGCCGATTAAGAAATAATGGCACGCCGTGGTCCGGACGGGACGGCGGAGCGGATCAGGCCCGAAGTCGCAGCCTTGGCCTGCTGGAGGATGGGCCGCTCATGCGGTTGGCCGAGCAGGATGGCATGATATGCACGCGTTCGTGATGGTGCTGCTCATCGGTCTGGCTCTGGTGGGGACGGGATGCGCACTGTTCGTCGCGAAGGAAACACTGTATCTGGAGTCGGCTCAGGGACGGGCGACACAAGAGGAGGTCCGGAAGGAACTCGGGGAACCTCGCCTGAAAGCCCAAGCGTCGACAGGAGACCCGATCTGGGTCTACGAAGTGCGGCAGGTAGAGGCGGGCAGTCAGAACAGTTGGTCGTCGTTCGGGGCCTGGTGCGACGAGTATGTGCTCACCTTCGACCGGCAGGGCATTCTGCGTCATTGGGCGCACAAGTCCGAGAAGCATGGAGGCGAACGGATGCCGACCTATTGCGTGACCGACGGTTTCAAGCCGGGCTCCTGACATCGCATGCGATCCTTAGCGGGGACCACCGCCTCCCATGCCACCTCCCCGCCCCCCTCCGCGCCTCCCGGATGGTTGGCTTTGCTGTTCGACATAGGGTCGGGCTGATGCGGCCTGTTGTGCCCTGGCGGTCACGCGTATTTCGACAAGGGCGTCTTTGAGAGCGAGTCGCTGGACTTGCACGATGGTACTCGCCACGGCCGGCTGCCCGGGATAGACCTCCCGCCTCACTTTCGACGCAGCCGTGAGCGCCGCCAGCATGTCCGTGACATACAGGGTTTCCTCCAGCACGTCCTCCATTTCGGCATTAAATTGGGACAGGACCTTTCTCACGTTGGCATAGGCTTGGCGCATCTGGGTCTCGGTGTTCCCTGTGCCCATCACCGCGCCCGTGTCATCCAGACTCATCTGTCCCGCGACGTAGATGACGGGGCCGGCTTTCACTCCCTGGGCGTAGCCGAATTCATTCTCCCAGGGAAGCCCAAGCGAGGCCGTTTGTTTAGCGGTGGACGTGGTTATGGGGGCGTCGCCACCGTGGCGACCGCGATCGTGGCTGACGCAGCCACCCGCCACGATCATGGCGACGAAAAGAATCGGGAGGGCCAGGCTGTGCGGGAAGGAATGCCGGCGAGATGCTTTGCAAGGGGATCGGTGCACGATGAGCCTCCAGACAGGGAGCGGATGTGATGACGATACAGGTTGCCGACCACAGCGAACAGGCGTGCGTTGCCGGTCAGGCCCTGGGAGTCGTACACGCTGGACACAGTGCTACAGGTCGGATAGGCTTCCCTGTAGCAGCTTTTCCAATCGCGAGCAAATGGAAAAGACGAATGTCGCCCGTGTGTTGCCAGTTCGCGATCACTATCTCCATTTTTGAAGTGGCTGATGCCCTGCACGATTGCCTTCAATAAACCCTATGGGGTGCTGCCCTGTTTTACCGATCCGGGAGGCCGGCCGACGTTGGCGGAGTTCGTGGCGATTCCCGGCGTGTATGCGGCGGGGCGGTTGGATCTGGATAGCGAAGGGCTCATGCTGCTCACCTCGGACGGCTCGTTGGCGCACCACATTACCGACCCACGGCATAAACTCCCGAAAGTCTACTGGGCGCAAATCGAACGTCTTCCCAACGAAGAGGCGCTGGCACGGCTGCGGCAGGGAGTCCTGCTCAATGGTAAGCGCACCAGGCCGGCCGAGGTGCGCCTGCTTCCGAACGAGCCGGAGTTGCCCGAACGGCCCGTGTCGATCCGGTTCCGCAAATCTGTGCCGACCGGCTGGCTGGAGATCACGCTGCGGGAAGGGACGAACCGACAAGTGCGGCGCATGACCGCTTCGGTCGGCCATCCGACCTTGCGGCTCGTCCGGGTGGCGATCGGGCCGATCGAGCTGGGCGATCTCCAGCCGGGCCAATGGCGAGACTTGACGAGCCGGGAGATTGAGCAGATAAAACGGGCTGCGCAGCAGGGAGGTGGGGCATGAACAGGTTCGCAAGGATGATCGTGGTGGGCCTGGCCCTGTTGGGGGCCGGTTGTGTCTACGTGGAGGGCAAGGAGACGGTCTACCTCGAATCGGCGAAGGGTCAGGCCACTCAAGAAGAGGTTCGCAAGAAGATGGGACAGCCCAAGTATCAGGCCAGCACGCTGGCTGGCGAGCCGATCTGGGTCTATCAGGTCATGTGGCAGGACCCCAGCAATCAGAATAGCTGGGGCGCGCCAGGGACCTGGTGTGACGAATATGTGCTCACCTTCGACCGGCAAGGCGTTCTGCGCAACTGGACCCACAAGTCCGAAGGCCACGGCGGCGAACTGTCGCCCACCTATTGCGTGACGGATGGCTTCAAGCCGGGATCGTGAGGCAATCAAGCCTGGTTGTCCGGGCAGAGGCTGCTTGCTGAAAGGGATGAGGCCATGGAAAGGGAAGGGCTAGTGCAATCGAGGGAACGTAAGCGGGAACGACAGGCCCTGTTCAGGGCTGGCCTCGCGCTCCTGTGGCTCATGGTCGTTGCCGGCTGGTCCGTCGGCATCACAACTGCTGTCTTTGGCAGTCCGGCCGGTGGAGCAGGGGATGCAACCAGGGGCCGGAGCCTGTTCAACGGCAAGGGGGTCTGTCTCTACTGCCATGGACTGGATGCCCATCCGGACCGGCTTCCGCAACTGGCGCCGGAGACTGCCGCCTATATCGCGCATCTCGACCCTAAGCCCCCTCATTTGCGCGAGGCGCTTGGGCTGAAAATAGCTGGCGACAAAGAACGGTTTCAGCTCATTCGAGAGGGCCATGTCGGAACCGGCATGCTGCCCGATGTCAGCTTGAGCGATCAGGACATCCATGATCTCTTGGCCTACCTGGCGACCCTGCGATCACCTGCGGCAACCAAGGGCGAGAGTCATCGTTGATGAAGGCACAAAGGAGTCACTCATGAAGTTTGCCAATGAACTCCTGAAAGGTCTGCTCTGGACGAGCGTGGCGGTCGCCTCCCTCTCGGCTGGAACGGCTCACGCAGGCGGCAATCTGGTCACCAAGCCCAGCAAGTACTCGGTCCAGGACACCATCGACCGGATCGAGAAGGCCGTCACAGCGAAGGGTATGAAAATCTTTGCCCGCATTGACCATAGCGGAGAGGCGAAGAGCGTAGGGCTTGAGATGAAACCCACGGTGCTGCTCATTTTCGGGAATCCCAAAGGCGGAACCGCCTTGATGGTGGCCAGGCCGACCGCCGCCATTGACCTCCCCATGAAAGCCCTGGCCTGGGAAGATCAAGAGGGCAAGGTCTGGCTCACCTACAACGCGCCGGATCTACTGCAAGAGCGCCACGGCCTGCCTGCGGAGTTGGCTGCGAGACTTGAGCCGGTGGGTAAATTGCTGGAGAAGGCAGTGGAATAATTCTGTTCAAGTGATTTTCTCCCCGCGGTAGTCTTAGAAGTGCCCAAGTTTATACCAATTATCCTGTGGATAATGACTAGGTGA
This Nitrospirota bacterium DNA region includes the following protein-coding sequences:
- a CDS encoding diguanylate cyclase is translated as MQYEELITSIQQLGKDPARLIFEDELTAIPNRRFLLNYFEHQVRWDALDVAPISLLMMDVDYFKKINDTHGHDAGDQALAHVARLLKDVSGEQSIPVRYAGDEFIILTGGLKDEALILAETLLERIHAEPLRLAGGVELPLTLSIGVATAPDNAKNGKELVRQADTALYQAKRAGRDRIAHVSDTQPDVVSDKLVLQQLVGGAICTRQEELDQVQNAIQQFDQGKGRFILVDGVAGMGKTTFLETVRRLLQGRGEGQGQGIDAYVVRTIGLLQEDYRPYYLMTSILIALLGQRDDKGEAAYRRLTKVEVSFLGALLPQMEGPKELRLAPDQAMRREGIFSAVSKFLYLLLDYRPLALLIDDLHYADEASLTVLKRLLAHNEVPLLLCGTAMAPGESSSAEQETPLAKLLADRSSEVPIVRISLKPLTADNIAAHLREIFPKLAAPPDTEIKLARVTQGSPQFLNELLRKWVVERKLRPVGEQWVLDPFEERDLPPSLEELLQQKIDTLDAEGRNLLAQTSVLGENVSLSVLTGSADATEIKVQDFVDHASALGLLSADYQVNDEKIRFAGKTVLDVAYKAIGEATRKALHEKVGNYQETLFKKRLLPSAAPLAHHFTRSTNSQKAAAYARVVATDNTLLFNVQEAGAYKSEGPTSTETPLDPASLSFVPTVVRSLQTAVRNRRLYAADNKNVVNPRQEFIKNVQQVLAKNERLDIVETRRSLLVNGQRVNDVGEYEFVAKPFRAFLDAAALRGLTVLQGVTDDELNRLLEGFAQTKPEQIDEHYWSRFAADHGLAHIALKQTAGLPKAVVESEAIEPMAGEATPPVGETEETAVPAAGVPAEQAEALTQPIVMAPVAVVQRSAQSLAPVRAETAAEEMTATSLDALLSSFSDLATDVLLRGGGAQLGTLLTRLFQGIRTQDEATRGRVVEAVKAAFLNVPVGFQQEFVRQAIDQILQALEEEQNPKTGGELARLARQMACAVVPFAEYRPACRLLMGLKAKLARLEQAHDPRADVLVEVLERPLEPAMQRLLMDDLKSADPTRQEQAFQLLGSFGLGAVPTLIEVIKHEADLRVRQLAANLLAPLGARAAKAYKKELVLEITPEERVRMLEVGETVTRALRTELAFALGDANPGVREAAYGLAVRLNDARLTPLLVDYAAHKDPVMAAGAIKCLGKLKPPKFTNLLLGIMKSAKDPALQVACCQTLGQVADPAAFEPLARIVAPKGFLRLHKRWSADVRAAAAHALAQIPDPRVAKVLARLAKDADPRLRQLARTPIKK
- a CDS encoding RidA family protein, translated to MIVAGGCVSHDRGRHGGDAPITTSTAKQTASLGLPWENEFGYAQGVKAGPVIYVAGQMSLDDTGAVMGTGNTETQMRQAYANVRKVLSQFNAEMEDVLEETLYVTDMLAALTAASKVRREVYPGQPAVASTIVQVQRLALKDALVEIRVTARAQQAASARPYVEQQSQPSGRRGGGRGGGMGGGGPR
- a CDS encoding pseudouridine synthase — protein: MPCTIAFNKPYGVLPCFTDPGGRPTLAEFVAIPGVYAAGRLDLDSEGLMLLTSDGSLAHHITDPRHKLPKVYWAQIERLPNEEALARLRQGVLLNGKRTRPAEVRLLPNEPELPERPVSIRFRKSVPTGWLEITLREGTNRQVRRMTASVGHPTLRLVRVAIGPIELGDLQPGQWRDLTSREIEQIKRAAQQGGGA
- a CDS encoding c-type cytochrome yields the protein MEREGLVQSRERKRERQALFRAGLALLWLMVVAGWSVGITTAVFGSPAGGAGDATRGRSLFNGKGVCLYCHGLDAHPDRLPQLAPETAAYIAHLDPKPPHLREALGLKIAGDKERFQLIREGHVGTGMLPDVSLSDQDIHDLLAYLATLRSPAATKGESHR
- a CDS encoding DUF302 domain-containing protein; translation: MKFANELLKGLLWTSVAVASLSAGTAHAGGNLVTKPSKYSVQDTIDRIEKAVTAKGMKIFARIDHSGEAKSVGLEMKPTVLLIFGNPKGGTALMVARPTAAIDLPMKALAWEDQEGKVWLTYNAPDLLQERHGLPAELAARLEPVGKLLEKAVE